One genomic segment of Bombina bombina isolate aBomBom1 chromosome 4, aBomBom1.pri, whole genome shotgun sequence includes these proteins:
- the DACT2 gene encoding dapper homolog 2, with amino-acid sequence MLSSKRTAALQRPTAWDRSRVGERLQAALAGLQELHLLREKQETLVTAALAMQPAPAVTLRQCNKDNPGSYRCEELRLEATLTVLKEQLSRLRRQDVGLKSHLDQLDQQISELKLDVNKSSNENLDSDSRPSSGFYELSDGASCSLSNSCTSVYSECLSASHSSLHPFAQQSRNRLSVFDYRPKSVDETTVHVSSANVNLQNWGVCSMDINENKNCSEFTGNQARSRPRPVSTGDLDRLIPTNSDFQMASDLQRVSTFCHGNDIQFHNVDPKYQSDLVSKRGIDIYPYPSPLHAVALQSPLFALSDESQDIDPRCIENKNSPNSVSGTLLEEPQLYTEQRPGGYINKLLQLSKCKANNQSECSERALEKNQPAITYQRLVLRTSPGGLKINSSNCLKEKQVCTLEAGKQKGNLTTKQNVSSYDVPDKQQNSLPSVESKTTNINCVSSRLSTIMDTSTESIEVGSYSTITSEDSNHQPSNLQKRIIVPQKINKCNNPKNNTNQEIVGRYEFVQAKFVPAESHQIKFKCSSSKNKSDKLKRRNSEKIVRPVRSSRAIDKPKLGECSNLPIEWIQQNRPMTNNGRMLMRRPTFVGEAGGRSCSETSLYPVQYRIPQLIPRSQLCRTSSGALHSFEGVNAKTAVSKKQRKWQSSVEISIKSQLANFPGGPGTGLVQHRQPVKKAGVMRTVSLRTKSRHHRLMGTYAKSESDHSEYSAECASLFHSTIVETSEDDVSDYTTNRFGDSESSESDSDAGTSSSSLTLDCEDTDETEIVWVDSSVNPPLVTKSMTRPLYPEPKICRIKASKALKKKIRRFQPASLKVMTMV; translated from the exons ATGCTGAGCAGCAAGAGGACAGCGGCCCTGCAGAGGCCGACAGCTTGGGATCGCAGCAGGGTTGGGGAGAGGCTGCAAGCTGCCCTGGCTGGGCTGCAGGAGCTGCACCTCCTTAGGGAGAAACAGGAGACGCTGGTGACCGCAGCCCTAGCTATGCAGCCGGCCCCTGCAGTGACCCTGCGGCAGTGTAATAAGGACAACCCGGGATCATACCGCTGTGAGGAACTCAGGTTGGAGGCCACACTGACTGTCCTCAAGGAACAACTG TCTCGTTTAAGAAGACAAGACGTTGGCTTGAAAAGTCATTTGGATCAGCTTGATCAGCAAATAAGTGAGCTTAAACTGGATGTCAACAAATCATCTAATGAAAACTTGGACAGTGATAGTAGACCAAGTTCAG GTTTTTATGAACTGAGTGATGGCGCTTCCTGTTCCCTATCTAATTCTTGTACGTCCGTATACAGTGAATGTTTATCAGCATCCCACAGCAGCCTTCATCCATTCGCCCAACAATCCAGAAACCGTCTGAGTGTTTTTGATTACAGGCCGAAATCTGTAGATGAAACTACTGTTCATGTCTCATCTGCCAATGTAAATCTTCAAAATTGGGGAGTATGCAGCATGGATATAAATGAGAACAAAAATTGTTCCGAATTCACAGGAAACCAAGCAAGGTCGCGACCAAGACCCGTTTCTACAG GAGACCTTGACAGACTCATACCAACTAATTCTGACTTTCAAATGGCATCAGACCTACAGCGTGTTTCAACATTTTGCCATGGAAATGATATACAGTTTCATAATGTTGATCCAAAATATCAAAGTGATTTGGTTTCCAAAAGAGGCATTGATATATATCCATACCCAAGCCCTCTACATGCCGTTGCTTTACAGAGTCCACTCTTTGCTTTATCGGATGAATCTCAAGACATTGACCCTCGATGCATTGAGAATAAAAATTCTCCTAATAGTGTTTCAGGTACTTTATTGGAAGAGCCTCAATTATATACTGAACAGAGACCTGGAGGTTATATAAACAAATTGCTGCAATTAAGCAAATGCAAAGCAAACAATCAGTCTGAGTGCAGTGAAAGAGCATTAGAAAAGAATCAGCCAGCCATAACATACCAGAGACTTGTTTTAAGAACCAGCCCTGGTGGATTGAAAATTAATAGCAGCAATTGCCTGAAAGAAAAACAGGTTTGTACACTGGAAGCTGGCAAACAAAAAGGAAATCTAACTACAAAGCAAAATGTCTCCTCTTATGATGTACCCGACAAACAGCAAAACAGTCTCCCATCTGTGGAGAGCAAAACCACTAACATTAACTGTGTTTCTAGTAGGTTAAGTACTATCATGGACACTTCAACAGAATCTATTGAAGTTGGATCTTACTCCACCATTACTTCTGAAGACTCCAATCACCAACCGTCAAACTTACAAAAAAGAATTATAGTACCTCAAAAAATCAATAAATGTAACAACCCAAAAAATAACACAAATCAAGAAATAGTGGGTCGATATGAATTTGTTCAGGCAAAATTTGTCCCAGCAGAGTCTCATCAAATTAAGTTCAAATGCTCTTCTTCCAAAAATAAATCAGATAAGCTAAAAAGAAGGAATAGTGAAAAGATTGTAAGGCCCGTACGATCTTCCCGTGCCATTGACAAACCAAAATTGGGTGAATgctccaatctgccaatagaatggaTTCAACAAAACAGACCTATGACAAACAATGGGAGAATGCTCATGAGAAGGCCAACTTTTGTTGGGGAGGCAGGTGGCAGGTCTTGTTCAGAAACAAGTTTGTATCCTGTCCAGTATAGGATTCCACAATTGATACCAAGATCTCAACTTTGTCGGACTTCATCTGGTGCTCTTCATTCCTTTGAAGGTGTTAATGCTAAAACAGCTGTGAGCAAAAAACAGCGCAAATGGCAATCTTCTGTAGAGATTTCAATAAAGAGCCAACTTGCAAATTTTCCAGGTGGCCCTGGAACAGGTTTAGTGCAGCACAGACAACCAGTTAAAAAAGCTGGAGTTATGAGGACAGTAAGTCTTCGGACAAAATCTAGGCATCATCGGCTCATGGGAACCTATGCAAAAAGTGAGTCTGATCATTCAGAATATTCAGCAGAATGCGCTTCTCTTTTTCATTCCACTATAGTAGAGACAAGTGAAGATGATGTTAGTGACTACACTACAAACCGATTTGGGGATAGTGAATCTAGTGAAAGTGATTCAGATGCCGGTACTAGCTCCAGCAGCCTTACTTTGGATTGTGAGGACACTGATGAGACTGAAATAGTTTGGGTCGATTCTTCTGTCAATCCTCCTTTAGTCACAAAGTCCATGACCAGGCCTCTTTATCCGGAGCCTAAGATCTGTCGCATCAAAGCATCAAAAGCACTAAAAAAGAAGATTAGGAGATTCCAGCCAGCATCTTTAAAGGTTATGACCATGGTATAA